From Passer domesticus isolate bPasDom1 chromosome 5, bPasDom1.hap1, whole genome shotgun sequence, the proteins below share one genomic window:
- the TAB1 gene encoding TGF-beta-activated kinase 1 and MAP3K7-binding protein 1: MAAQRRSLLQSEQQPSWTDDLPSCHLSGVGSAPNRSYSADGKGTEGHPLEDNWLKFRSENNCYLYGVFNGYDGNRVTNFVGQRLSAELLLGQLHADHSDADVRRVLLQAFDVVERSFLESIDDALAEKASLQSQLPEGVPHHQLPPQYQKIVERLKVVEQEISGGAMAIVAVVLNNKLYIANVGTNRALLCKSTVDGLQVTQLNVDHTTENEDELFRFSQLGLDAGKIKQVGTIRGQESTRRIGDYKVKYGYTDIELLSAAKSKPIIAEPEIHGGHSLDGVTGFLVLMSEGLYKALEAAHGPGQANQEIAAMIATEFAKQTSLDAVAQAVVDRVKRIHCDTFASGGERSKFCPRHEDMTLLVRNFGYPLGEMSQPTLTPTQGGRVYPVSVPYSSSQSTSKTSVTLSLVMPSQGQMVNGAHSSSTLDEATPTLTNQSPTVTLQSTNTHTQSSSSSSDGGLFRSRPTHSLQPDEDGRVEPYVDFAEFYRLWNMDHGEQGALTVS, from the exons ATGGCGGCGCAGAGGAGGAGTCTGCTGCAGAGT GAACAGCAGCCCAGCTGGACAGATGACTTACCATcctgccatctctctggggtgGGCTCAGCTCCAAACCGTTCCTACAGTGCAGATGGCAAGGGGACAGAGGGTCACCCCTTGGAAGATAACTGGTTAAAGTTCAG GAGTGAGAACAACTGCTACCTCTATGGTGTCTTCAATGGTTATGATGGCAACCGAGTCACCAACTTTGTGGGTCAGAGgctgtctgcagagctgctgctgggccagctccACGCAGACCACAGCGATGCTGATGTGCGTCGAGTGCTGCTGCAG GCTTTTGATGTGGTGGAAAGAAGTTTCCTGGAGTCCATTGATGATGCCTTAGCAGAGAAGGCCAGCCTGCAGTCTCAGCTACCAGAG GGTGTCCCTCACCACCAGCTCCCTCCTCAGTACCAGAAGATTGTGGAGAGGTTGAAGGTTGTGGAGCAGGAGATCTCTGGAGGAGCCATGGCTATTGTGGCTGTTGTTCTCAACAACAAACTCTACATCGCCAATGTGG GTACCAATCGGGCACTGCTGTGCAAGTCCACGGTGGATGGGCTGCAGGTGACTCAGCTCAACGTGGACCACACGACAGAGAATGAAGATGAACTTTTTCGCTTCTCTCAGCTGG GCTTGGATgcagggaaaataaaacaagtggGAACTATCCGTGGGCAGGAAAGCACTCGGCGCATTGGAGATTACAAAGTCAAGTACGGCTATACCGATATTGAACTGCTCAG TGCTGCTAAATCTAAGCCCATCATAGCAGAGCCTGAAATCCACGGAGGGCACTCGCTGGATGGGGTGACAGGCTTCTTGGTGCTCATGTCTGAAGGGCTCTACAAAGCACTGGAGGCAGCTCATGGGCCTGGGCAGGCCAACCAG GAAATTGCAGCCATGATAGCCACAGAGTTTGCCAAGCAGACGTCACTGGATGCTGTGGCACAAGCAGTGGTGGACCGGGTTAAGCGCATTCACTGTGACACTTTTGCCAGTGGTGGGGAGCGGTCCAAGTTCTGTCCCCGTCACGAAGACATGACACTGCTTGTGAGGAATTTTGGGTACCCCCTGGGTGAGATGAGCCAGCCCACGCTGACGCCAACGCAAG GAGGCCGTGTCTACCCAGTCTCTGTGCCATATTCCAGCTCCCAAAGCACAAGCAAGACAAGTGTCACGCTGTCTCTTGTCATGCCTTCTCAAGGCCAGATGGTCAatggtgcccacagcagctcaaCTCTGGATGAAGCCACTCCCACCCTCACTAA CCAAAGCCCAACTGTGACGCTGCAGTCGACCAACACTCACACGCAGAGCAGCAGCTCGAGTTCAGATGGAGGTCTCTTCCGCTCCCGCCCCACCCACTCGCTCCAGCCGGATGAGGATGGCCGTGTGGAGCCCTACGTGGATTTTGCAGAGTTTTACCGGCTTTGGAACATGGACCATGGCGAGCAGGGAGCACTGACTGTGTCCTAA